The following proteins are encoded in a genomic region of Alistipes shahii WAL 8301:
- a CDS encoding zinc-ribbon domain-containing protein: protein MMKKKSHPEFVRALKARNLKITVVGTYENCLSRVAVRCDVCGWEWAPVGGSLLRGHGCPKCAGTMRKSHAEFVEELKSRRDDVIIVGPYVKALEKTRFRFLKCGHEWDVTPAHILNGRGCPLCAHSRRGASQRLTMERFLKRLHKIDRNLVVREGGKYVNYTTPIPLRCNACKYEYEVKPSDVLHGGGCPNCHRACTSFPEQFIRHAFVRMLGESEVLSRDKTAAGVELDVCIPALRAAVEPGSWYWHRNLVERDREKRLLCERKGIRLITVYDHYDETAVPFDDCLVTPCDLASRRNMDKLVAVTKTLLGAFGLDSDLAAGEWETIRRRAELDSRRMTTEEFRAELAGINDKIEVIGEYTRASDKIRVRCKVCNHEWSVAPTTLRRGSGCASCAGRLKLTHERFVERLNLLHPEIVPLTEYVNSQTRMTFECRACGHVWSAQAYGLIAKSRSSGCRKCSVWAMLRRRSRKVRCITTGEVFDTLREAAAKYGVSRSAISQCCSEPPKLKRAGGREWEYVDLLSGER from the coding sequence ATGATGAAGAAAAAGAGCCACCCGGAATTCGTGCGTGCCCTGAAGGCGCGGAATCTCAAAATCACGGTCGTCGGAACATACGAAAACTGCCTCTCCCGGGTTGCCGTAAGATGCGACGTATGCGGTTGGGAGTGGGCGCCGGTCGGGGGCAGCCTGTTGCGCGGCCACGGTTGTCCCAAGTGCGCGGGAACCATGCGGAAATCCCACGCGGAGTTCGTGGAGGAGCTAAAATCCAGAAGGGATGACGTGATCATCGTCGGCCCGTATGTGAAAGCGCTCGAAAAGACCCGGTTCCGGTTCCTGAAATGCGGACACGAATGGGACGTGACCCCTGCGCATATACTTAACGGCCGGGGATGTCCGTTGTGCGCGCATTCCCGCCGGGGAGCGTCCCAGCGGCTGACGATGGAGCGTTTTTTGAAACGCCTCCATAAAATCGACCGGAATCTCGTCGTCCGGGAGGGCGGGAAATATGTAAACTATACGACGCCGATCCCTCTCCGCTGCAACGCCTGCAAATACGAGTACGAAGTAAAGCCGAGCGATGTTCTGCACGGTGGCGGCTGTCCGAACTGCCACAGGGCATGCACTTCCTTTCCGGAACAGTTTATCCGCCACGCCTTTGTCCGCATGCTCGGCGAATCGGAAGTCCTGTCGCGGGACAAGACTGCGGCAGGTGTCGAACTGGACGTCTGCATTCCCGCCTTGAGGGCGGCCGTGGAACCCGGTTCGTGGTACTGGCATCGGAATCTGGTGGAGAGGGATCGGGAAAAGCGTCTGCTGTGCGAAAGGAAAGGCATCCGGCTGATAACCGTATATGACCATTATGATGAAACGGCCGTTCCTTTCGACGATTGCCTGGTGACTCCCTGCGACCTTGCCTCCCGCCGGAATATGGACAAGCTGGTTGCGGTGACGAAAACCCTCCTCGGGGCGTTCGGGCTGGATTCGGACCTCGCCGCGGGCGAATGGGAGACGATCCGGAGGAGGGCCGAACTGGATTCGCGGCGGATGACCACCGAAGAATTCCGGGCGGAGCTGGCCGGGATCAATGATAAAATCGAGGTTATCGGCGAATACACGAGGGCCTCTGATAAAATCAGGGTGCGGTGCAAGGTCTGCAATCACGAGTGGTCCGTTGCGCCCACGACCCTGCGCCGGGGTTCGGGATGCGCCAGCTGTGCCGGCAGGTTGAAACTCACGCATGAACGGTTCGTCGAAAGATTGAACCTGTTGCATCCGGAGATCGTCCCTCTGACCGAGTATGTCAACAGCCAGACCCGCATGACATTCGAGTGCAGGGCCTGCGGCCATGTATGGTCGGCGCAGGCGTATGGCCTCATCGCGAAATCCCGCTCTTCCGGCTGCCGGAAATGCTCCGTTTGGGCGATGCTGCGACGACGAAGCCGGAAGGTAAGGTGCATCACCACCGGTGAGGTGTTCGACACGCTTCGGGAAGCCGCCGCCAAATACGGCGTCAGCCGCTCGGCGATCAGCCAGTGTTGCAGCGAGCCTCCGAAACTCAAACGTGCCGGCGGCCGGGAGTGGGAATACGTCGACCTGCTTTCCGGAGAGCGTTGA
- a CDS encoding nucleotidyltransferase family protein — MTRAAERLFALVRATLRNRMDDASLFEGTDAAQWREIYDLSSVQGVLAQAWDGMQLLPEAMRPPRALRLQWAVNVERIEKVYRRQERAIARLAAFYREHAIPMMLLKGYGLSLFYPVPEHRPCGDIDIWLFGRQPEADKLVAREWGVPVDVHKEHHTTFDVDGIMVENHYDFVNKETHASNARLERLFKQYAAQPGESVAVAGVAVYLPSEQLNALFLLRHAAVHFAAINIGLRHVLDWCVFVAHCHDRIDWPALYAVARETRMVGFLNCLNALCVDCLGLEAPSLPDFERDAELEKRVLDEILSPAFSGEQPEGLLRVVRFKTRRWWANRWKHRLVFDEGLAGAFVHSAWAHLKRPRSIAH, encoded by the coding sequence ATGACGCGGGCTGCCGAACGACTGTTCGCCCTCGTGCGGGCGACGCTGCGCAACCGTATGGACGACGCATCGCTGTTCGAGGGGACCGACGCGGCGCAGTGGCGTGAAATCTACGACCTCTCCTCGGTGCAGGGCGTGCTGGCCCAGGCGTGGGACGGGATGCAGCTCCTGCCCGAAGCGATGCGGCCGCCCAGGGCGCTGCGCCTGCAATGGGCCGTCAACGTCGAACGGATCGAAAAGGTCTACCGCCGGCAGGAGCGGGCCATCGCCCGCCTCGCGGCGTTCTACCGCGAGCATGCGATCCCGATGATGCTGCTCAAGGGCTACGGCTTGAGCCTTTTCTATCCCGTTCCGGAACACCGTCCCTGCGGGGACATCGACATCTGGCTTTTCGGGCGTCAGCCCGAGGCCGACAAGCTGGTCGCCCGGGAGTGGGGCGTTCCGGTCGACGTGCACAAGGAGCACCACACGACGTTCGACGTCGACGGCATCATGGTCGAGAACCATTACGACTTTGTCAATAAGGAGACGCACGCCTCCAACGCGCGTCTCGAACGGCTGTTCAAGCAGTATGCCGCGCAGCCCGGCGAGTCGGTCGCCGTTGCGGGCGTAGCCGTCTACCTGCCTTCGGAGCAGCTCAACGCCCTGTTCCTGCTGCGCCATGCCGCCGTGCATTTCGCGGCGATCAACATCGGCCTGCGGCATGTTCTGGACTGGTGCGTCTTCGTCGCGCACTGCCACGACCGGATCGACTGGCCGGCTCTGTACGCCGTGGCCCGGGAGACCCGGATGGTCGGGTTTCTGAACTGCCTCAACGCCCTCTGCGTCGACTGCCTGGGGCTGGAGGCCCCGTCGCTCCCGGATTTCGAACGCGACGCCGAACTCGAAAAGCGGGTGCTGGACGAAATCCTCTCCCCGGCGTTCTCCGGCGAGCAGCCCGAAGGGTTGCTGCGCGTGGTCCGGTTCAAGACCCGCCGCTGGTGGGCGAACCGCTGGAAACACCGGCTGGTCTTCGACGAGGGTCTTGCCGGCGCCTTCGTGCATTCGGCCTGGGCGCACCTGAAACGTCCCCGATCCATCGCACACTGA